In Juglans regia cultivar Chandler chromosome 13, Walnut 2.0, whole genome shotgun sequence, the following proteins share a genomic window:
- the LOC108986984 gene encoding protein BASIC PENTACYSTEINE4-like isoform X1 yields the protein MDDGRQHENGRHKLDYYRGSHSPWNMVPQHQVKEPNALVMNKKIMSIIAERDSAIRERNAALSEKNEALAARDEALRQRDEAFAQRDSALMERDNALAALQVRDNAMNFPLGGGIQRGSKRMHHLSNHLVTMAEAPYNTKEAQITDAFPITVIASEAVKSHQVKRTKENKAISSKPLKSPRKGKKVGEDLNRQAASDGTKYRSEWDSQDVGLNLVTFDESSMPVPVCSCTGVPRQCYKWGNGGWQSSCCTTRLSMYPLPQMPNKRHARVGGRKMSGSVFTRLLSRLAAEGHDLSLPLDLKDYWARHGTNRYITIK from the exons ATGGATGATGGGCGGCAACACGAAAATGGGAGGCACAAACTGGATTATTACAGAGGATCACACTCTCCA TGGAATATGGTTCCCCAGCATCAAGTAAAGGAACCAAATGCCTTAGTCATGAATAAGAAGATTATGTCCATTATTGCTGAGAGGGATTCTGCTATTCGTGAAAGGAATGCAGCGCTATCAGAAAAGAACGAAGCCTTGGCTGCACGGGATGAGGCACTTCGTCAACGAGATGAGGCCTTTGCGCAGCGGGATAGTGCTCTAATGGAACGAGACAATGCTCTTGCAGCCCTTCAGGTCCGGGATAATGCCATGAACTTCCCATTGGGTGGTGGAATACAGCGTGGATCAAAGCGCATGCACCACCTCTCAAACCATTTAGTTACCATGGCTGAAGCTCCTTACAACACCAAGGAAGCACAAATAACTGATGCCTTCCCAATAACTGTTATTGCTTCTGAAGCTGTCAAATCGCATCAGGTCAAGCGAACAAAGGAGAACAAGGCCATTTCATCAAAGCCCTTAAAGTCTccaagaaaagggaagaaagtAGGTGAGGATTTGAATAGGCAGGCTGCTTCTGATGGTACAAAGTATAGATCTGAGTGGGATAGTCAGGATGTGGGATTGAACCTAGTTACTTTCGACGAGTCTAGCATGCCAGTGCCTGTTTGCTCATGCACTGGAGTACCCCGACAATGCTACAAATGGGGGAATGGTGGGTGGCAGTCATCTTGTTGCACCACCAGGCTGTCTATGTATCCTCTGCCTCAGATGCCAAATAAGCGCCACGCACGAGTAGGTGGCCGAAAAATGAGTGGAAGTGTCTTTACAAGATTGCTCAGTCGGCTGGCAGCAGAAGGCCATGATCTATCACTACCACTGGATCTCAAGGACTACTGGGCGAGACACGGAACAAATCGCTACATCACCATCAAATAG
- the LOC108986979 gene encoding transcription factor RF2a-like: MGDTEEANSDMMQRLQSSFGTSSSSILKQPLSMEQLNISQLSPSLNRARHFQQNFSGDSTKRVGIPPSHPHQIPPISPYSQIPVSRPVNQQMGSQNFSPGPTHSRSLSQPSFFSLDALPPLSPSMFRDSSSTSISDAVSGDVSMEDRNTGSHSWLPPSPYTRGDAARVGDSLPPRKAHRRSNSDIPFGFSNVMQSSPPLVPLRGSGGLERSMSSRENLGVAKPAQLVKKELTWERGGDNNAEGMGERKSEGEVVDDLFSAYMNLDNIDALNSSGTDEKTGNENREDLDSRASGTKTNGGDSSDNEAESSVNESGASMQRAGLGSSAEKKEGIKRSAGGDIAPTTRHYRSVSMDSFMGKLHFGDESPKPPPSPGTRPGQMSPSNSIDGNSNAFSMEFGNGEFSGAELKKIMANEKLAEIALTDPKRAKRILANRQSAARSKERKMRYISELEHKVQTLQTEATTLSAQLTLLQRDSVGLTNQNGELKFRLQAMEQQAQLRDALNEALTAEVQRLKLATAEMSGENPSKCMVPQLSVNPQMYQLQQQQQSPTQFNIHQLQQQPPQSQQQNGSTTSKHESLQ; encoded by the exons ATGGGTGACACTGAAGAAGCCAATAGTGATATGATGCAAAGGCTTCAGTCTTCATTTGGaacttcttcatcttccattcTAAAGCAACCTTTATCCATGGAGCAGCTCAATATATCCCAGTTAAGCCCTTCACTAAACCGTGCCCGCCATTTTCAGCAAAATTTTAGTGGAGATAGTACCAAAAGAGTTGGTATACCGCCTTCTCACCCCCATCAGATCCCACCCATTTCTCCGTATTCTCAGATCCCGGTGTCCCGTCCGGTGAACCAGCAGATGGGTTCTCAGAATTTTAGCCCGGGACCCACTCATTCGCGATCCTTATCTCAGCCGTCGTTCTTTTCGCTGGATGCATTGCCCCCCTTGAGCCCGTCTATGTTCCGTGACTCCTCATCCACGTCGATATCTGATGCGGTGTCGGGTGATGTGTCGATGGAGGATCGGAATACGGGTTCGCATTCTTGGTTGCCTCCCTCTCCCTATACGAGGGGTGATGCTGCGCGGGTTGGGGATAGTTTACCCCCGCGAAAAGCGCATAGAAGGTCTAATAGTGATATTCCGTTTGGGTTTTCTAATGTGATGCAATCTTCACCGCCCCTTGTTCCATTGAGGGGTTCGGGTGGTTTAGAGAGGTCGATGTCTAGTCGAGAAAATTTGGGTGTGGCAAAGCCGGCTCAGCTGGTTAAAAAGGAATTGACTTGGGAGAGAGGTGGTGATAACAATGCAGAAGGTATGGGTGAGAGGAAATCAGAAGGGGAAGTTGTGGATGATCTGTTTTCTGCATATATGAATTTGGATAACATCGATGCATTGAATTCTTCGGGCACAGATGAGAAGACTGGTAATGAGAATCGTGAGGACTTGGATAGTAGAGCTAGTGGGACAAAGACTAATGGAGGTGACAGCAGTGATAATGAAGCAGAAAGCAGTGTGAATGAAAGTGGAGCCAGCATGCAGAGGGCGGGACTGGGTTCTTCCGCTGAGAAGAAGGAAGGGATCAAAAGGAGTGCTGGTGGAGATATTGCCCCAACCACCAGACACTACAGAAGTGTTTCTATGGATAGCTTCATGGGGAAGTTGCACTTCGGTGATGAGTCACCTAAACCGCCACCTTCACCTGGAACTCGTCCCGGACAAATGTCACCCAGCAATTCAATTGATGGAAATTCAAATGCCTTTAGTATGGAGTTTGGAAATGGCGAGTTTAGCGGGGCAGAGCTGAAGAAAATTATGGCAAACGAAAAACTTGCTGAGATTGCTTTGACCGATCCAAAGCGAGCAAAAAG GATTTTGGCAAATCGTCAATCAGCTGCTCGTTCCAAAGAACGGAAGATGCGGTACATTTCAGAGTTGGAGCATAAGGTTCAGACGCTACAGACTGAAGCTACCACATTGTCTGCACAGCTTACCTTGTTACAG AGAGACTCTGTTGGTCTAACTAACCAGAATGGTGAATTGAAGTTCCGTCTGCAAGCAATGGAACAACAGGCACAACTCCGAGATG CTTTAAATGAAGCCTTGACTGCGGAGGTCCAACGGTTGAAGCTAGCTACTGCAGAGATGAGTGGGGAAAACCCATCTAAGTGCATGGTTCCACAGCTTTCTGTTAACCCTCAAATGTACCAgttgcagcagcagcagcagtccCCTACCCAGTTCAACATTCATCAGTTGCAACAGCAGCCACCTCAGTCACAGCAGCAGAATGGTAGCACAACCTCGAAACATGAGTCCCTTCAATAG
- the LOC108986984 gene encoding protein BASIC PENTACYSTEINE4-like isoform X2 — protein sequence MLIFPIPWNMVPQHQVKEPNALVMNKKIMSIIAERDSAIRERNAALSEKNEALAARDEALRQRDEAFAQRDSALMERDNALAALQVRDNAMNFPLGGGIQRGSKRMHHLSNHLVTMAEAPYNTKEAQITDAFPITVIASEAVKSHQVKRTKENKAISSKPLKSPRKGKKVGEDLNRQAASDGTKYRSEWDSQDVGLNLVTFDESSMPVPVCSCTGVPRQCYKWGNGGWQSSCCTTRLSMYPLPQMPNKRHARVGGRKMSGSVFTRLLSRLAAEGHDLSLPLDLKDYWARHGTNRYITIK from the exons ATGCTGATTTTTCCAATTCCA TGGAATATGGTTCCCCAGCATCAAGTAAAGGAACCAAATGCCTTAGTCATGAATAAGAAGATTATGTCCATTATTGCTGAGAGGGATTCTGCTATTCGTGAAAGGAATGCAGCGCTATCAGAAAAGAACGAAGCCTTGGCTGCACGGGATGAGGCACTTCGTCAACGAGATGAGGCCTTTGCGCAGCGGGATAGTGCTCTAATGGAACGAGACAATGCTCTTGCAGCCCTTCAGGTCCGGGATAATGCCATGAACTTCCCATTGGGTGGTGGAATACAGCGTGGATCAAAGCGCATGCACCACCTCTCAAACCATTTAGTTACCATGGCTGAAGCTCCTTACAACACCAAGGAAGCACAAATAACTGATGCCTTCCCAATAACTGTTATTGCTTCTGAAGCTGTCAAATCGCATCAGGTCAAGCGAACAAAGGAGAACAAGGCCATTTCATCAAAGCCCTTAAAGTCTccaagaaaagggaagaaagtAGGTGAGGATTTGAATAGGCAGGCTGCTTCTGATGGTACAAAGTATAGATCTGAGTGGGATAGTCAGGATGTGGGATTGAACCTAGTTACTTTCGACGAGTCTAGCATGCCAGTGCCTGTTTGCTCATGCACTGGAGTACCCCGACAATGCTACAAATGGGGGAATGGTGGGTGGCAGTCATCTTGTTGCACCACCAGGCTGTCTATGTATCCTCTGCCTCAGATGCCAAATAAGCGCCACGCACGAGTAGGTGGCCGAAAAATGAGTGGAAGTGTCTTTACAAGATTGCTCAGTCGGCTGGCAGCAGAAGGCCATGATCTATCACTACCACTGGATCTCAAGGACTACTGGGCGAGACACGGAACAAATCGCTACATCACCATCAAATAG